In the Candidatus Dadabacteria bacterium genome, CCGGGCGAGAAGACGATAAAGGTGGATCACGTAAGACAAGACGTGGAGAGGCTGATTCACTTGGCGCCCTATGAGAACCCCTACAAGGTTTTCATAATCGACGGCGCGCAGAGAATGAACTTCAACGCCCAGAACGCGTTCCTGAAGACCCTTGAAGAGCCGCCGCCCCGCTCCGTCATAATTCTCATAACGACGCTTGCGGACCTGCTGATGCCGACCATAAGATCAAGGTGCCAGTCGGTGGTCTTCCAACCCCTTGAGACGGGGCAGGTAAGAGGATTTCTGGAAAAGGAAGGGGCCGCGCAGAATGACCCGGATCTCGTCTCAAAGATATCTGGAGGAAGCATCTCAAGGGCGCTTGGCACCAATGAGGATTACCTTCGGAAAAGGACTGAATACATAGACTGTGTAATGGCCGTCGATGCAAAAAAACCGCTTACCCTTTTTCACTCCGTGGAGAGGGTACAGAAAGAGATAAAAGGCGGAGGAGCGGAAGAGCTGAAAACGGTTTTTGACATACTCTCGACATGGCTTCGGGATTCCGTGATTCTAAAAACTTCCGGAAGAGAAGAGGAAATTGTCAACACCGACCTCATCGAGCGGCTAAGCGAATATTCGGAAAAAAGGGACGTATCCGAACTTCTGGGCAAGTTCGCCGCTCTTGAGGAAACCATGGCGCGGATATCGGAGAACAACGCAAACGTCGAACTTTCTCTCGAAAATCTTTTCCTTAGACTTTCTCGCTAACTTTGTGTTATACTGGAATTCTAAGCGATTAGGATGTCCAGAATTCAGCACGAGAAATGAGGTGATACATGCGCAATCTGATTCTAGTAATGATAGCTTTTCTATTTGCCCTCCCCGCGGCGCTTGCCGGCGAGGGAGCAGACGAGAACGAAGCGTTAAAACAACATATAGAATACCTTGAGGGGGAACTTGAACTGACCCGGCAGAAACTCGCGGAGTCAGAAGCCCTTGCCGTGGCGGAGCAGCCCGAAGAGCCGAAAAAAAGTCCGATCAGAATCGGCGGCGCGATGCGCGCCAACCACGCCTACGGCGATTATGATGGCCGCAGGGGGGAGAACATCGGAGACTCGGATTTTGAACTCATGCGCCTCAACGTCGACCTTGACTACAACGGCGTTATCGGAAGAGCCGAATACCGCTATTACGACGATTACAGCATGATGCACACTGCGTGGCTCGGATACACGTCAGACGGTTTCGGCACCCTTAAGGCCGGCATCGTCCGCGTTCCTTTCGGACCGGGTGCCTGGGGAGTTTCAAACAGCTGGTTCTTCGATCAGCATTACTACGTCGGGCTTTCAGACGACATGGATCTCGGGGTGAGATGGACGAGAGCCTTCGGCGATCTCACGGTCGATCTTGCCTACTATCTTGAGGACGAGGGGCACTGGGACGGCAGCAGCAAAGACAGCGCGCGGTACAGTTACGACCCCGTGAAATGGAGCAGTACAGCTGATGCGGAAGGAACAGTTGAGGCCGGGGCGACAAACGGTTTTGAGGAAAGGCATCAGGTGAACCTGCGCCTGATCTATTCAACCGGGAGCATAGGGGATATCGGCATGTCCTTTCAGTACGGAGGGCTTGAGGGAACGGGCGTGGATGACTCAGGTGCCAGCCATCTGGCGGTCTCCGCTCACGCGGTGACCCCGCTTCGGGATTTCTCGCTTCACTCGCAGATTTCCTATTACAACTACGACATTACGGACGACACTCCGTGGGGCACGGGCGACCTTATCCCAATGGGAGCTTTTAACTTCGCGTGGCCGGTGGCGTCCGAAGCGTGGATACCGGCTGTCTCCCTCAGGTACAACGGTATTAATGCAGCAGATATCTCTTGGCTCGACGGCGTCACTCCCTACGTTGAGTGGAGTTCCATAATGAACAAAAAAGGCGATCTCAACAGCAGCTCCCTCTGGACTTTCGGGACTATGTGGTACTGGGGTTCCCTTTATATCTACACCGAGCTCGGCCTCAGCGACGGCAATTATTTCGTCGGCGGCGAGGGAGATGATTACAGCAGCATCTACGGGGTAAACGACTTCGGCGCAAGCGGAAACAACGAGTGGCAAAAACGCTTTAACGTTAACGTGGGCTACTATTTCACCCTTTACGAATAAAAACCGGAGGAAACACAGATGAACAACACTCACGGTCACCCGGCCGGACAGGGCAATCTGCAGATATTCGGTCTTGATATAAACGTTCCGGTATTCGTGGCGTCCGGCATTTCCATACTCATTTTCACGATCGGGGCGCTGATCTTCCGGGAGGCTGCCACGGAAGTGCTGGGGACGCTTCGCGTCTCGATTACCACCCAGTTTGACTGGCTTTTCATGAGCGCGGCCAACATATGCTTTCTGTTCTGCGTTCTCCTGATTGTGTCTCCCTTGGGAAATGTGCGCCTCGGCGGCGCTCACGCTGTTCCGGAGTACTCAAAGTTCACCTGGCTCTCAATGATTTTTACGGCGGGAGTCGCCATCGGTCTGCTCTTCTACGGAGTGCTTGAACCCGTTTATTACCTGCTTAACCCCCCTCTGGGGATTGATCCGTCCGATACCAAGGCGACCCAGGCCGTCGCCATATCCGCGGCAACCTTTCACTGGGGACTCTCACCGTGGGCGTTCTACGGAACCGTGGGTCTGGGCCTCGCTTTTTTCTCCTACAACAGGGGACTGCCACTTACGGTCCGCTCGGCGTTCTACCCTCTTCTCGGAGAACGCGTGTGGGGCTGGAGCGGGCACATTATAGATGTGCTTGCCATATTCGCCACGCTGTTCGGTCTTGCCACGTCGCTCGGCCTCGGAGCCAAGCAGGCCGTGGCCGGTTTTGACTACCTTTTCGGAATTCCGGCGACGGATATGACTTACATCGTGTTCATAGCCCTGACCACTTTCCTGGCCACCATCTCGGTGCTAAGCGGGCTCAACGTGGGAATCAGGCGCCTGAGTCAGGTCACCGTTGCACTTGCACTGCTTGTGTTGGTGTTCGTTTTCTTCTCCGGACCGACGCAGTACATACTGACCAGCTTCTTCGCGGGACTTGGGGACTATTTCGTAAAGGCCGTACCCCTTAGCAACTGGGTAGGGAGGGAGGATACGGGCTTTCTGCACGGCTGGACGACCTTTTACTGGGCCTGGTGGATTTCGTGGACGCCGTTTGTAGGGATGTTCATCGCCCGCATCTCAAGGGGCAGAACCGTACGCGAATTCCTTGTCTGGGTCTTGGTTCTTCCGACCCTTTTCTGCCTGCTGTGGATGAGCGTTTTCGGCGGCACGGCCATCCACCAGCTTCTCTTCGACGGTTACACGGGCGTTACGGAGATAATCACCCAGTGGAGACCGGAACTCGCGCTTTTCAAGATGCTAGAGCAGCTTCCCATGACGCAGATCATCTCTTTTGTAAGCGTCGTTCTTCTCGTGATCTTCTTTATCACTTCATCGGATTCGGCTTCGCTTGTAATCGATATCACATCCGCCGGAGGAAAGCTTGACGCTCCCGCCTCGCAGCGGGTGTTCTGGTGCACCCTTGAGGGCGGGGTCGCCATCGCCCTGCTTCTCGGAGGAGGCCTTAAATCCCTGCAGGCCGCCTCGCTCATAGCCGGGCTTCCGTTCTCAATACTGCTCATTCTGATGACTGTAAGCATATGGAAGGGGCTTAAGAGCGAGACCCGCTGACGCTGACGCGGACAGAGAAAGCTTTGTAAGTGCGAACACGGTAGCTTAAACTCTTTTCATAAAATGAAACGAGAAAAAGAGCCGGCGCGCGGGCAGAAAATTCACAAGGGACGTCCCTATCTGCGCGGGCGGGAAAATATCAGGATACTAAGGCTTGATTTTCATGCCCCGTCATTCGTTATTTCCTCTTTTGTAATCATTTTCTTCATCGTGGCGGGGGC is a window encoding:
- the holB gene encoding DNA polymerase III subunit delta' → MGFPQIIGHESQKEFLRNSVRKNRISHAYLFSGPEGVGKKLVATGFAKLINCAEGGTENLDCKCASCAKTEKGLNPDVLVFGYPGEKTIKVDHVRQDVERLIHLAPYENPYKVFIIDGAQRMNFNAQNAFLKTLEEPPPRSVIILITTLADLLMPTIRSRCQSVVFQPLETGQVRGFLEKEGAAQNDPDLVSKISGGSISRALGTNEDYLRKRTEYIDCVMAVDAKKPLTLFHSVERVQKEIKGGGAEELKTVFDILSTWLRDSVILKTSGREEEIVNTDLIERLSEYSEKRDVSELLGKFAALEETMARISENNANVELSLENLFLRLSR
- a CDS encoding BCCT family transporter; the protein is MNNTHGHPAGQGNLQIFGLDINVPVFVASGISILIFTIGALIFREAATEVLGTLRVSITTQFDWLFMSAANICFLFCVLLIVSPLGNVRLGGAHAVPEYSKFTWLSMIFTAGVAIGLLFYGVLEPVYYLLNPPLGIDPSDTKATQAVAISAATFHWGLSPWAFYGTVGLGLAFFSYNRGLPLTVRSAFYPLLGERVWGWSGHIIDVLAIFATLFGLATSLGLGAKQAVAGFDYLFGIPATDMTYIVFIALTTFLATISVLSGLNVGIRRLSQVTVALALLVLVFVFFSGPTQYILTSFFAGLGDYFVKAVPLSNWVGREDTGFLHGWTTFYWAWWISWTPFVGMFIARISRGRTVREFLVWVLVLPTLFCLLWMSVFGGTAIHQLLFDGYTGVTEIITQWRPELALFKMLEQLPMTQIISFVSVVLLVIFFITSSDSASLVIDITSAGGKLDAPASQRVFWCTLEGGVAIALLLGGGLKSLQAASLIAGLPFSILLILMTVSIWKGLKSETR